A genomic segment from Tachysurus fulvidraco isolate hzauxx_2018 chromosome 21, HZAU_PFXX_2.0, whole genome shotgun sequence encodes:
- the afap1l1b gene encoding actin filament-associated protein 1-like 1b produces MMEISDSNSMEHLVKELNVLLKLLEHEHVSSATAEKMNVVRNLLGQLKPSAYVDRVTGSDFIYMNTSLYGNGTSFVESLFEEFDCDLKELRDSPEELKKKEREEEETLKHLPTKSSPTDTPPPLPTTPPPEDYYEEAVPLEPDTTPQYITTHRTQSPVEDEDAYYEDADKNYPLTHINGPSCNDSDALSSSYESYDEEEDETKIRERKSLVGPVKDCRKFAFLLRKKRFGQWTKQLTVIRENRLQCFKNPKDRTPHTDLPLNQCSVVYVCKDGRRKRHELKFSIPGGESLVLAVQSKEQAESWLKAIQEVKTVANGTTGLEISSSPMIQRRTELDKTMHTDKHTSDSDSVANGDCSRESGENGKAKRGAFSELTGSMSRAAGRKINRIISFSKKKPPLPGDTSNLSHTDDNPRCGHLNVLVNQCWKERWCCLRSGTLYFHKDRADVHTHVKALVLHGVEVLPGLGPKHPFAFRIMRDGSEVAALEASCSEEMGRWLGVLLAEAGCATTPEALHYDYVDVDTISSIKSAARHSFLWATSSSSASTDSRTYDEVPYESVLVEEAHPKSGTQVKRRSSFSSTDKIKSNSEVTVKRHGSSLTQYGKYGKTRAEEDARRYLNEKDLLEKEKEEIRKKLMSLRKEKKDVKEQLKDATGERQEIFEKRLAQLEESCRVKEAERVDLELRLTEVKENLKKSVASGELGVSAENKPANKVHVRKVETTYVEASLPVNCASEMRKRPPSICASTRGNVMQKAKEWESKKGI; encoded by the exons atgatGGAGATTTCGGATTCCAact CCATGGAGCACCTGGTCAAGGAGTTAAATGTGCTTCTGAAGCTACTGGAGCACGAACATGTAAGTTCAGCCACGGCAGAGAAGATGAATGTTGTCAGGAACCTGTTGGGACAGTTAAAACCATCAG CATATGTTGATAGAGTGACTGGAAGCGACTTCATATACATGAACACGTCACTCTACGGAAATGGTACCAGCTTTGTCGAGTCTCTGTTTGAAGAATTTG ACTGTGACCTGAAGGAGCTGAGAGATTCCCCTGAGGAGCTGAAAAAAAAGGAACGGGAAGAGGAAGAGACATTGAAACACTTACCTACAAAATCA AGCCCCACTGACACACCACCTCCACTACCCACTACTCCACCTCCTGAGGATTACTACGAGGAAGCAGTTCCACTTGAGCCAGACACCACACCTCAATACATCACTACCCACA GAACCCAAAGCCCAGTTGAGGATGAGGATGCATATTATGAAGATGCTGATAAGAACTATCCATTAACCCACATTAATGGGCCTTCCT GCAATGATTCAGATGCTTTGAGTAGCTCTTATGAGTCATatgatgaagaggaagatgagacgaaaatcagagagagaaagagtctcGTAGGCCCAGTAAAAGACTGCCGCAAATTTGCTTTCCTACTGCGTAAGAAACGCTTTGGCCAGTGGACCAAACAGTTGACCGTCATCCGTGAGAACAGACTACAG TGTTTCAAGAACCCTAAGGACCGAACACCACACACTGACCTGCCTCTGAATCAGTGCAGTGTTGTCTACGTGTGTAAAGATGGGAGACGCAAGAGGCATGAGCTTAAATTCTCTATTCCTGGAGGAGAATCTTTGGTGTTAGCTGTACAGAGCAAGGAGCAAGCTGAGAGTTGGCTTAAG GCCATTCAGGAAGTTAAAACAGTGGCGAATGGCACCACTGGATTAGAGATTTCCTCATCCCCCATGATTCAACGCAGGACAGAGCTGGACAAG ACGATGCATACTGATAAACATACATCAGATTCAGACAGTGTCGCCAACGGCGACTGTTCACGTGAGAGTGGTGAAAATG GCAAGGCGAAAAGGGGGGCTTTCTCCGAGCTGACCGGCTCCATGAGTCGTGCTGCTGGCCGAAAAATCAACCGTATAATCAGTTTTTCAAAGAAGAAGCCTCCTCTGCCTGGAGACACCAGCAACCTGTCTCATACTGATGACAACCCACGCTGTG GTCATCTAAATGTCCTGGTTAATCAATGCTGGAAGGAGCGCTGGTGTTGCTTGAGGAGCGGCACTCTGTATTTCCATAAAGACAGAGCAGACGTGCACACTCACGTTAAAGCTCTGGTCCTTCATGGGGTCGAGGTCTTACCTGGTTTGGGGCCCAAGCACCCGTTTGCTTTCCGTATCATGAGAGATGGCAGTGAAGTGGCAGCTCTGGAG gcgAGCTGTTCGGAAGAGATGGGTCGTTGGCTTGGCGTGCTCTTGGCAGAAGCAGGATGTGCTACAACCCCAGAGGCTCTGCACTATGACTACGTGGATGTGGACACAATCAGCAGTATCAAATCAGCAGCTCGACATTCTTTCCT CTGGGCGACTTCCTCCAGCAGTGCTTCCACAGACTCTCGCACCTACGACGAAGTTCCTTATGAGAGTGTTCTG GTAGAGGAGGCTCATCCTAAATCAGGCACTCAGGTGAAGCGCCGCTCTTCTTTCTCCAGCACTGATAAAATAAAGAGCAACTCTGAAGTCACCGTGAAAAGACACGGTTCTT CTCTGACTCAGTACGGTAAATACGGCAAGACCAGAGCAGAAGAAGATGCCAGGCGATATCTGAACGAGAAAGATCTGcttgagaaagagaaggaggagattAGAAAAAAGCTGATGTCGCTACGTAAAGAGAAAAAGGACGTGAAAGAGCAGCTTAAGGATGCCACAG GTGAACGGCAGGAAATTTTTGAAAAGAGACTGGCTCAGCTTGAAGAGAGCTGCAGAGTGAAGGAGGCCGAGCGAGTGGATCTGGAGCTGCGGCTCACTGAAGTGAAGGAGAATCTGAAGAAGTCTGTGGCGAGCGGTGAGCTGGGGGTTTCTGCTGAGAACAAACCTGCAAACAAG GTCCATGTCAGAAAAGTTGAAACGACTTATGTTGAAGCCTCCTTACCTGTGAACTGCGCCTCTGAGATGCGTAAGCGTCCTCCATCCATCTGTGCATCCACCAGAGGAAATGTCATGCAGAAAGCCAAG GAATGGGAGTCAAAGAAGGGGATTTGA
- the hmbsb gene encoding hydroxymethylbilane synthase, b: MSDAKTTEKKSQDGDGKASRVIRIGTRKSQLARIQTDSVAEKLTDLHPDVHFEIVAMSTIGDKILDTALSKIGEKSLFTKELENALERKEVDLVVHSLKDLPTSLPLGFTIGAVLKRENPSDAVVLHPKNAGKCLDSLPNKSIIGTSSLRRAAQLKKRFPHLEFKDIRGNLNTRLKKLDENCDFAAIILAAAGLKRMGWEKRISQILGPVDCMYAVGQGALAVEVRTCDEDILEMVSVLHDRDTVLRCISERAFLKRLEGGCSVPVAVHTEIKDSQLYLTGAVYSLDGSDSLKETMQTSIESEDQEQEKVDERMQRVGITAMKVSGAAQDAAEKLGMDLANLLLSKGAKEILTVARQLNEAR, translated from the exons ATGTCTGATgccaaaacaacagaaaaaaagtctcag GATGGAGATGGCAAAGCCAGCAGGGTCATCCGCATCGGGACCAGGAAAAGCCAG CTCGCTCGTATTCAGACAGACAGCGTGGCAGAGAAGCTTACAGACTTGCACCCTGACGTGCACTTCGAAATCG TGGCCATGTCGACGATAGGCGACAAAATACTTGATACGGCTCTATCTAAG ATCGGTGAAAAGAGTCTCTTCACCAAGGAGTTAGAGAACGCTTTGGAAAGAAAAGA GGTTGACCTGGTCGTCCACTCTTTGAAAGACTTGCCCACGAGTCTTCCACTTGGTTTTACTATAGGAGCCGTGCTCAA GCGAGAAAACCCGTCCGATGCTGTAGTTTTGCATCCCAAAAATGCTGGAAAATGTCTTGATTCGCTACCAAACAAGAG tATCATAGGCACGAGTTCCCTTCGCCGGGCCGCGCAGCTGAAGAAGCGGTTTCCTCACCTGGAGTTTAAGGACATT AGAGGTAATCTCAACACACGCCTGAAGAAGCTAGACGAGAACTGTGACTTCGCTGCTATTATTCTGGCTGCAGCAGGACTGAAGAGGATGGGCTGGGAAAAAAGAATCAGCCAG ATCCTCGGTCCGGTTGATTGCATGTATGCAGTTGGACAG ggagCTCTGGCTGTGGAGGTGAGGACTTGTGATGAAGACATCCTGGAGATGGTGTCAGTGCTTCATGATCGGGACACGGTGCTGCGCTGTATCTCTGAGAGAGCTTTCCTCAAGCGCCTG GAAGGAGGATGCAGTGTTCCGGTTGCTGTTCACACAGAAATTAAGGATTCTCAG TTGTATCTGACAGGAGCAGTGTACAGTTTAGATGGCTCGGACAGCCTAAAGGAGACCATGCAGACCAGCATTGAGTCTGAGGATCAG GAGCAAGAGAAGGTTGATGAGAGAATGCAGCGTGTGGGAATCACAGCAATGAAGGTGTCAGGAGCGGCACAGGATGCAGCTGAGAAGCTCGGCATGGACCTCGCCAATCTGCTGCTGAGTAAAGGAGCCAAAGAGATTCTGACTGTAGCCAGACAGCTTAATGAGGCACGGTAG